In Ammospiza caudacuta isolate bAmmCau1 chromosome 2, bAmmCau1.pri, whole genome shotgun sequence, a genomic segment contains:
- the SCNN1A gene encoding amiloride-sensitive sodium channel subunit alpha produces the protein MGTAPPSGSVKAGKMPEGEKMRQCKQEEEQQQKEEEREGLIEFYSSYQELFQFFCSNTTIHGAIRLVCSKKNKMKTAFWSVLFFLTFGLMYWQFGILYREYFSYPVNLNLNLNSDRLTFPAVTLCTLNPYRYSAIRKQLDKLDEITHQTLLDLYDYNMSLPQRDWSTSSSQRRSSRSLLHHIQRHPLRRQKRDNLVNLPENSPSVDKNDWKIGFVLCNENNDCFHQAYSSGVDAVREWYSFHYINILAQVPDAKALDESDFENFIYACRFNEATCDKANYTHFHHPLYGNCYTFNDNSSSVWTSSMPGINNGLSLVVRTEQNDFIPLLSTVTGARVMVHDQNEPAFMDDGGFNVRPGIETSISMRKEITERLGGSYSDCTEDGSDVPVQNLYSSRYTEQVCIRSCFQLNMVERCGCAYYFYPLPRRAEYCDYTKHKAWGYCYYKLLAEFKADVLGCFHKCRKPCKMTEYQLSAGYSRWPSALSEDWVFYMLSQQNKYNITSKRNGVAKVNIFFKEWNYKTNGESPAFTVVTLLSQLGNQWSLWFGSSVLSVMELAELVLDFIAITFILGFRWFRSRQKLPTAVPPMNSQDNAAFQDEAPALRAPHRFTVEAVVTTLPSYNSLEPRGPSRDGEEGHE, from the exons ATGGGCACCGCGCCCCCC AGCGGGTCCGTGAAGGCAGGCAAGATGCCAGAAGGGGAGAAAATGAGACAATGTAAGCAAGAAGAGGAGCAGCAACAGAAAGAAGAGGAGCGGGAGGGTCTCATCGAATTCTACAGCTCCTACCAGGAGCTATTTCAGTTCTTCTGCAGCAACACAACCATCCACGGGGCTATCCGCCTGGTGTGCTCCAAAAAGAATAAGATGAAGACAGCCTTCTGGTCCGtcctcttcttcctcacctTCGGCTTAATGTACTGGCAGTTCGGGATCCTCTACAGGGAGTACTTCAGCTACCCTGTCAACCTCAACCTCAACCTGAACTCCGACCGGCTGACTTTCCCGGCCGTGACGCTGTGCACCCTCAATCCGTACAG ATACAGCGCCATCCGAAAGCAGCTGGATAAGCTGGACGAAATCACCCACCAGACACTGCTAGACCTCTATGACTACAACATGTCTCTGCCACAGAGAGACTGGTCCACGTCGTCCTCACAAAGGCGCAGCTCAAGGAGCCTGCTCCATCACATCCAGCGCCATCCTCTGCGGAGGCAGAAGCGGGACAACTTAGTCAACCTGCCAGAGAACAGCCCCTCAGTGGACAAGAATGACTGGAAAATTGGCTTTGTTCTG TGCAATGAAAACAACGACTGTTTCCACCAGGCGTACTCCTCGGGAGTGGATGCCGTGCGGGAATGGTACAGCTTTCACTACATCAATATCCTGGCGCAGGTGCCTGATGCAAAAGCCCTGGACGAGTCTGACTTTGAGAATTTCATCTATGCTTGCCGCTTCAACGAGGCAACCTGTGACAAGGC GAACTACACCCACTTCCACCATCCCTTGTATGGCAACTGCTATACCTTTAATGACAACAGCAGCAGCGTGTGGACATCCTCGATGCCTGGGATCAATAATG GTCTCTCGCTGGTGGTGCGCACTGAGCAGAACGATTTCATCCCTCTGCTGTCCACGGTGACAGGAGCCAGGGTCATGGTCCATGACCAGAATGAGCCAGCCTTCATGGATGATGGGGGCTTCAATGTTCGTCCTGGCATCGAGACCTCCATCAGCATGAGAAAG GAGATCACCGAGCGCCTCGGGGGCAGTTACAGCGACTGCACAGAGGATGGCAGTGACGTGCCAGTGCAAAACCTGTACTCATCCCGCTACACCGAGCAG GTCTGCATTCGCTCCTGCTTCCAGCTCAACATGGTAGAGCGCTGTGGCTGTGCATATTACTTCTATcccctgcccaggagagcagagtACTGCGACTACACAAAGCACAAGGCCTGGG GCTACTGCTATTACAAACTCCTGGCTGAATTCAAAGCTGATGTGCTGGGCTGTTTCCACAAGTGTCGGAAACCTTGCAA AATGACAGAATACCAGCTGTCAGCTGGATACTCCCGCTGGCCTTCTGCTCTCTCAGAG GACTGGGTTTTCTACATGCTTTCACAACAGAACAAATACAATATCACATCCAAGAG GAACGGAGTTGCCAAAGTGAATATCTTCTTTAAGGAGTGGAACTACAAGACCAATGGGGAGTCTCCAGCCTTCACG GTAGTGACTCTGCTGTCCCAGCTTGGGAACCAGTGGAGTCTCTGGTTTGGATCCTCTGTCCTGTCTGTGATGGAGCTTGCAGAGCTGGTTCTGGATTTCATTGCCATCACGTTTATCCTGGGATTCCGCTGGTTCCGCTCCCGGCAGAAGCTGCCCACGGCGGTGCCCCCCATGAACAGCCAGGATAATGCCGCTTTCCAAGACGAGGCACCGGCGCTCCGTGCTCCTCATCGCTTCACCGTGGAGGCCGTGGTGACCACGCTGCCCTCCTACAACAGCCTGGAGCCACGTGGGCcaagcagggatggggaggagggacACGAGTGa